atgcaaacaaacacatacatttattttatacacatgtaatgatttagtttttgttaataatttaatggtagtaataaattacaaattacatggtttattgttggttggtttttgagTAAAGGTTTTACTAACTAACCTCAGGGTTTAAACTAAACTACAAAAAAtaagtataattttattatattattaaaaaaaaacaaatggagtaagtaaaaattaataagaaaaacagaaaagaaaacaaccTTAACAATTAATACCtacataaaaacacattaatgtgttcatttaaatgttattaaaggacttaaaaatacattaagtaaatatttaataccgCGCATTAAATCACGCATACGAGCATCAACAGGTGATTTCAATAAAGCATCCAATATTACGGGGGGATTGTCACGATCCTTACACTGCAAGCACTCAATGGCAGCCAATTTTATATGAGCCATTGAAGAACCCAATATGTATTCTTCATATCTTTGAGCTGAAGGCCATGACAATATTCGACTGTTGATGAGCGTGCCATAAAAGTGCACACGATCACCCTCCACCAAACGGCGAGTAAAATTGCCAAACTTATGTTGAGCCTGCAAGACAACTTCCTGTCGTTTGTCCAGTAAACCTGATGACATTTTTATCCGTATCTCATATTCATAGGTATTCCATTTGTGCAACGAACAACGTTGATTCAAGTGagcatttttcaaaatattttgataatcaTTGCACAATTGATCGTGCGGTTTGGTGCATTTGAATAGAGTTTCCAAACTTTCGCCGTATAGACAGGATATCATGCGATTTAGCCAATTTGGTAAATATTGATTAATGTACCAGGCCGGTTTATTTTGAACACTTGATATTTGCACTTGTGTTACATCACCCTCCCAAGCCACGGCCTGTCCCTCTAAATGGGCGCACTTAAGttgagttttaattttattgttgtcCTTCCACCAGGCTTGTGATCCACAATGAGCATAGAAACGTTGCCAACTCAAATACTCTGTAGGTGGTGGTGGCATGTGGGTTTCTTCCACCGGCAGGGAGGTGGTTATAACAGGTTGATGTTTAAGATCAGGTATCATGTTGTTAAAGCGCGTATCTTTGAAGTTGGATGTCATATAAGGGAATGTAAGGACGCAGGCAAAGGTGACACATATGAAGAGCTAAAAAATAAGGTAAATTTCAGGAAAAACAATTTGATAGAAAATAGAATAgacaataataattttgataaaaaagaagaattttccaaggatatatgtatataaattgtaaatCAGTAGATGGGACTCTTATTTCTGTACAATAAATTTCATCTCAACACCGAAATACAGTTTTCTGTGCAAAATATGTGATATCATCGGATGAGCCATATTTGTCTGCACAAAAAAACAATCTCTGATGATTTCTATAccaaaaaaaactcttaaaaaagcaTCATTTCTATCTCCATTCCAGCACGAATTTTGAAAAGGATTTTCAGCTACCATTAATCTATTAGAATTTACAACTTCAGTGATAACATGTCTTTATTCCGGCTTACAAACTGATACTATCTATATGGATTTCAGTAAGACATTCGATAAAAAGAATCGTGACCTTCTTCTGTATAAATTAGACAAACTTGGACTTTCACCTGTATTTGTTAAATGGAATTCCACATATCTTAAAACCAGACAACAATATGTTAAGAGACtataaatcgaaaaatattCCAGTTGCATCTGGTGTCTCTTAATGTAGCCTATTGGGTTCAGCATTATTTCTAATATTAATTAATGATCTACCATCTTGTATTAAGAATTCCAAAATATTAATGTATGCCGGTGACCAATGTTCCTCATCTGGATAATTGGCTAGGTCTTTAATTTAAtggatttaatataaaaaaatataaacaagttaCATTCTACAGACGAAGTCCAGTACTTTGTAGATACTCGATTAATGAGTATCTCATTCATGATTAATTTACTGAATTCCCATTCAGTAAATGTAACTGTAGAATgtaacttgtttatttttttttttttcaaattaaatccaTTAAACAAAAGACCTTTGGAACAGGTCAACAATTTCTGTTTCCTCCCTAAAACCTTATTTCGACACAAGGggtgaaacaaaaataaacaattttttatctttaaaaatctactattttaaaaatgtgcatTAAACTAatgacgttttttttttaaaaaaagtacctcttttaaaaagttgtattttaaaatagtgtTGAAAAATACCccttaaaaaagtttatataaaaaccccTCAACAGctaaagcaaaattttttcatacacTAATTACTCACAGATTATccaaaaataaatcataaaaaaataaaattacccaCCTGAATCACCGTTATATACTTCTGAGTGGTTCGATTTATAGCCAAAAAGCAAGAGCCCAAAAGTGCCAGCAACGATGCCACCACAGTGCTGCCCAAACGTATATTAGGATCCGTAAAGCCCAGCCACTCGATGACCACAAATACAGGTATCAACAGCGACACCAAACCAAATAATggcaaaaatagtaaaatgccAGCCAGACCCAATGTTGCTCTCACCACCCCAAACATAGTGGCACTTTGAGCACTCGTTATGCACAACTGCAGCCAACTAAGTGTAACACAATGCGGTATAAGATGCGTGTAAGTGCCATGCCAATTGGATCTCTTAGCCAAATGCACCAAAAACATGGGTATTAACAGATACAAAGCCGTGCGACAATTCAAACAAAACTCTATGCCATTGCCAATGACAAACGAACAAAAAGTGGGAACTTTAAGATCCAGAAAACGCCAACCTGTAGTCACAACTTCGTCCATTTCGTAGGGATATTTGGCCAGGACATTAACGCCGAACGACACTAAAACAATCCAGTCAGGAAAACGTTGAGACGAGTACATAAAAGCCAACATAgagataaacacaaatatgcCAGCCATAGTGGTGAGTTCTGAATGTGGCAACCATTCCGAGGAGATTAGCGGATAAACCAATAAATTGCCTATAAAAGCacagaaaaaatacaaatacggCTGCATATTGTTCTTCAAGAAACGATTTTCCGAAATATCTGCCTCTATATTATGGTCGCCATAGCTGAGAAATAATCCCGACCATATGCGAAAATCTATGAAATCATGTTTGGTCTTAAGCATTTTACAGGTGGACCAAACCATAACACACCAGCATAGGTAATAGAAGCCAATGGGCAGTAGCACGGTTAGATTATCACTGGAGACCAGCCAGTAAAGTGTTAGCAAGACCGCAAAGCGTATACTTTGTGGTACACGCTTGGGCAACTCGGAGACTATATTAATCAGGCGATGATACAACAGTGTAAAGAACAGTATGGGATGAAACAGCAAACGATGAAAACAAGGAACATGATCCAAAGTTGCTGGATGTGGTACAGTTAGTGTCAAAGCATCATTTACAGCTGGCATGCGACCGGCTGCATAATTTATAGCAGCTGATACGAGATTCTCTTCGGTAATATTGGGATCATTGTCGGCGAAATTTTCAGGCATATTCAAATGATTCCTTCGTGGTTTTCTTCTCATGTCCTCTTGCCTATGAGAGCGTAAATTTATGGAACCATTGGCTATAGATGCCGAACCATCCTCTAAAGGTTGATGGCCCAGATCTTCATCATCCATATCATCTTCTGAGGTGGAAGTAGAGTCTCCCGGTTGTCTTTTAGCCTTttgcattttatatatttcacgCATTTTTCGTTCCAGCTGGCGCGGTGAAATGTGTTTACCGCCATTCGAGAGGCAAGCAAAAAGCTCACGGGCAGCCTTGCGGGCAGCTCTTTCGCCCGGTGTCAGAGATAAACAAGAACGTACTTCCTGCTCATTTTCTACAGTAATGCCACATCCTTCTTCATAACATTTCTGCAACAAATTGGCGGATTGCTCATGACCCTGTTGTGCAGCACACAATAGCCAATGTACCGCTTGTTCTCTAGAACTTTCTTCATTGTGttctagtttaaaaaatatacaacaaatcaATAAGCAATAATCCAAATCGCtatggttatggtaaacataaAAGTACGTACCTATATTGTTATCCAACAACTGTTTGGCCAAATCATATTGTACTTCCGAACAGCCTTCCGAGGCTATATGATATTTCAAGTTATTCAAAGTGGTGCGAtctaatttaataaatcaacaaataaattgtatttcataAGTTCATGATATTTGTGTATGAAGTTAATGGCATCTGTGCTGTTTTTGTTAACTTACCATCTAAATTCCATTTTCGTCTTGATGAACCACCACTAGGTTGATTTTTGGTCCATGTTGCCATTTTTTAATCGTgtgtgtattaaatatttattttttaaatcattttttcaattgttttgcgaaaaaaaatcaACAGCTGCGTCAAGGAAATGATTTGTTTGAATTTCGACAGCTGTTCTTTgtttgggaaattttatttaacagttatttgcaaataaaaagagTTGCCAGTTTAATAGAATAAAGGTAAATAAGACTATCGATAACTATACACTTAAAGAAATGTTTATTCTTCAAACTCTAGTTTAAGGACAGCACAGCAAATGTTTACCAagggccaaattaccgcattcgtgatcgaatgagctaTCAAATATCGAATGCCTTAATctcaataagaaaattacgatcacAGCTTTTGTGCCGAAcataattgtat
The nucleotide sequence above comes from Calliphora vicina chromosome 1, idCalVici1.1, whole genome shotgun sequence. Encoded proteins:
- the wfs1 gene encoding wolframin, coding for MATWTKNQPSGGSSRRKWNLDDRTTLNNLKYHIASEGCSEVQYDLAKQLLDNNIEHNEESSREQAVHWLLCAAQQGHEQSANLLQKCYEEGCGITVENEQEVRSCLSLTPGERAARKAARELFACLSNGGKHISPRQLERKMREIYKMQKAKRQPGDSTSTSEDDMDDEDLGHQPLEDGSASIANGSINLRSHRQEDMRRKPRRNHLNMPENFADNDPNITEENLVSAAINYAAGRMPAVNDALTLTVPHPATLDHVPCFHRLLFHPILFFTLLYHRLINIVSELPKRVPQSIRFAVLLTLYWLVSSDNLTVLLPIGFYYLCWCVMVWSTCKMLKTKHDFIDFRIWSGLFLSYGDHNIEADISENRFLKNNMQPYLYFFCAFIGNLLVYPLISSEWLPHSELTTMAGIFVFISMLAFMYSSQRFPDWIVLVSFGVNVLAKYPYEMDEVVTTGWRFLDLKVPTFCSFVIGNGIEFCLNCRTALYLLIPMFLVHLAKRSNWHGTYTHLIPHCVTLSWLQLCITSAQSATMFGVVRATLGLAGILLFLPLFGLVSLLIPVFVVIEWLGFTDPNIRLGSTVVASLLALLGSCFLAINRTTQKYITVIQLFICVTFACVLTFPYMTSNFKDTRFNNMIPDLKHQPVITTSLPVEETHMPPPPTEYLSWQRFYAHCGSQAWWKDNNKIKTQLKCAHLEGQAVAWEGDVTQVQISSVQNKPAWYINQYLPNWLNRMISCLYGESLETLFKCTKPHDQLCNDYQNILKNAHLNQRCSLHKWNTYEYEIRIKMSSGLLDKRQEVVLQAQHKFGNFTRRLVEGDRVHFYGTLINSRILSWPSAQRYEEYILGSSMAHIKLAAIECLQCKDRDNPPVILDALLKSPVDARMRDLMRGIKYLLNVFLSPLITFK